A stretch of DNA from Nitrosopumilus zosterae:
AACCTTGCCTGTTTTTCTATCTCTTTTTTTCTCTAAAGCAATGTATTCTGAACCAAATTCCTGTGCAAATTCCTGTGCTCTTTTTTTCCCACCCTGATCAGGTGATACAATTAAAGGATTTTTTAGGCTCAATTTCTTAAAATATTGTACCAAATCTGGAATAGCAGTTAGATTTTTTGTTTTTATTGTAAAGTACTTGAATCCAATTAAACTGTGAATATCAACAGCAATAACTTCTGATGCGCCAGCACCCTTGAATAACTTACCAATAACTTTCATTGTAACAATTTCCCCCGGCAAAAATTCTCTATCCTGTCTTGCATATCCCATGTATGGAATCACGGCAATTACTTGGGATGAAACTTCTCTAGCTTTTGAAATCAAAGATAATGCTTGAATCAAATTAGTATCTACAGGCGGATAGATTGATTGTACTACAACAGATTTCTTTTTAGATAACTTACCATTTAGGGTAATCTTACTTTCCCCATCGGCAAAAACTCTGATCTCTGATCTTACAAGATTTGCCTTTATTTTTTTTGATAGTTTTCTTGCTAAATTTTCTGATGATTTTCCTGAAATTATTGATATGTTACTCAACAAGAAAATGAAATCTGATGGGATTCTTAAGTTTTGAGAAGATCAATCCTCTCCACTACCATGACCAATATCCCCAACACCGAATTCATCTACGATCTTGTTTCTTGCCTCATCAAGTTGTTTAATTTCCTCATCCTCACGTTTTTCATCACCCTGATACACTGTTCTAATTGGCCATGGAATTCTAATATCATATTTTTTGAATTCTTCATACATAATTATTCTGATATCTGTTTTAGTTTTGAATTGTGCACCATAATCTCTAACATAGACCCATAATGAAAAATCCAGTGATGAATCATTAAATTTGTTGAATCTTACTATGGGTTGATTTATGTCTATATGGATATCTTTATCACATCCACAACTTGGTTTGTTGTTATCCAAGTATGGGCATCTTTGCTGTCTAACTAGATGTTTTCCTTTTTCATCTATTACTTCTTTCATTGCACGTTTACCGATCTTTACTAAAATTGCAGCAACTTGTTTAGGGTTGTTGAGATAAGAAACTCCAACTTCAACAATTGCAGGAACCATTTTGATTTCCTTTGAATAATTAATAATTTGAGAATTAACTAGCTGTCTGGTGGGAATTATTGCATAGGATTCATTCAATGCATCACGAATGAATGTAACTCTTGGTGTAATTTTGTGAACATATCCGTTATACCCAGTATCCAGCTGTACACGCTCACCTTCAGCAAAAATCTTATCTTTTCTAATCAAAATATATGCAAAATAATTTTGCATGGTTTCTTGTAATGCTAATCCTATACCAATTGCTAATCCTCCTGTTGCTGTTGCTAGTATGATCAAATCTATTCCCCACCAACTAATTACACCAAGAACTACCGCAACAAATATTCCAATAGGTAAAATCTGCGAAATAGATTTCGGAAGATCTTTCCTTTTTCGTTTTGCATATCCTGGTGGTTTTGTTCCAGGAACTATTGGATCAAACCCGTCAAATCTTTTTTCTTCTCTCCATGTATCTATGGGAAAAATCTCTTCAAGAACTTGTCCAGGCTTTAGCTTTTTTCCTGATTCATTATTTCCAGTAACACAATCATTGTAATATTTCAGATATTTTCCTCTTTCAGATTTTTTCCATTCTTCAAATGGATCTTTAATTAACTGTTCATAACTTCCAATTGGTAATCCTTTTGTTGTTCTAAATTCCTCAAGAAGTTTCATACCTTCTTTTGTTTTCAGATTTCTTGTAAATTCCTCTTCTATCATTTCATCTGGTGTATTTCTTGGAGGAACCCATTTGTAGAATTTATGAAAAAGATCCCCCTCATCATCTGGGAATCCATGTAATTCCTTCCAAGCTTCAAAGTCTTCCTTTTCTAAAGTAGATTTTTCTTTTTTACCAAGAGCTACTGGAATTAAATGTGCAATAGAATATCCTATGACAAGAATATTTATTGTGTTTAGGATCTTTGCAAATGTTTCACTGGGAGTCAAATTTCCATCTTGATATAACGATATATCGTTTTCAAATAGAGCAAATGACTGGATGTACAAATTTACTGATGTAATTAGAATAATGGCAAAAAAAGGTAAAACAGCAACTCTTAGAAATCTTGAAAGATGTGGTCGCACATAATTCAGTCGCTGTTTTTTAACCCATTTTGAAAATGTACGGTAGATTATTGCAATTCCGATTATGCCTACAATTAATACAATAAATGCCGCTTGAAGCGATTCAGATGAATTGAGTAATTGAGAAATACTCTCAAACTGACCTACCTGACTTGAAACTGCATCAATAATTTCATCTTCAGCCATTTAGATCACTGTTTGTATTTGTTTCTAGAATACATAGGTTTAACATGAATTATTATCACTGTTAGAATTTTTTATTAAACTATTATAAAATTTTAAATTTTTTACGCATAAAAAAACCTGTAACCTTTAACAATGGCAATTACACTACTAACTAGGTGACCTACCAAGAAACAATTTGGGATGATACACCATCTTTAAAATCATACACATTGTCAAATTTTCGAACCCTACCTCAAATTCAGACTCTTGGAGAAGAAGCTCAATTTGAGATGGAAGTTGTTGGAAATGTTTTACCTTTTAAAGCAAACAACTATGTTGTTGAACAACTAATTGATTGGAATAATATCCCTAATGATCCTATGTTTGTTCTAACTTTTCCTCAAAAAGGAATGTTAAAACCGGAACATTATGAAAAAATGGCAACTGCTTTAAAAAATAATTTAGATAAAAAAGAAATTGCATCTATTGCAAATGAAATTCGTTTGCAATTAAATCCGCACCCTGCAGGACAAATGGAACTAAATGTACCAACATTAAAAGATGGCACTAAATTGTATGGGATGCAACACAAATACAAAGAAACTTGTCTTTTCTTTCCAAGCCAAAGCCAAACATGTCATGCATATTGCAGCTTTTGTTTTAGATGGCCACAATTTGTAGGAATGGACGAAATGAAATTTGCAATGCAAGAAGGAGAACAACTAGTACAATATGTTAGAGAACATCCAGAAATTAGCGATGTTTTGTTTACTGGTGGCGATCCTATGATTATGAAGGCAAAAATTTTCTCAAAATATGTTGATGTTTTATTAGATGCAAAACTTCCAAATCTCAAAACAATCAGGATTGGAACAAAGGCATTATCATATTGGCCATACAAATTTTTGACTGATTCTGATTCTCAAGAAATGTTGGATGTATTTCGAAAAATTGTTGATAGTGAAATTCATCTTGCAATAATGGGTCACTTTAACCATCTGAATGAATTATCAACTGATGCAGTAAAAAATGCAATTAAACAAATAAGATCAACTGGAGCAATTATTAGAACACAATCTCCTCTTTTAGCACACATCAATGATGATGCTGAAATGTGGGCAAAAATGTGGACCAAACAGGTTCAATTGGGATGTATTCCATATTACATGTTTGTAGTAAGGGACACTGGTGCTCAACACTACTTTGGAGTTCCATTAGTAGAGGCATATCAAATTTTCAAAAAAGCATATTCTTCAGTCAGTGGATTAGCAAGGACTGTTCGTGGACCTAGCATGTCTGCAACTCCAGGCAAAGTACATGTTATTGGAACTGCCGATTTACATGATCAAAAAGTGATTGTTTTGAGATTTTTACAAGGGAGAAATCCTGACTGGGTACAAATTCCCTTTTTTGCAAAATATGATGAACACGCAATTTGGTTAGATGATTTAAAGCCTGCATTAACTGAAAAATTCTTCTTTGATGAAGAGATGAAAAATTTCAAAAAATCAAATCCTATAGATGACTATCCTGAATCTTAGAATTTATCTGCGGAGATTAATAGAAGGTTTTTAAAATCAGATTAATATTTTTTAGTGTTGAAAACAAAACTCTTGTTATTATTTTTATTAATTACTCCAAGCATAACTGGAATTACATATGGACATACAGTTGATTCTGTAGGTGAATATAGAGTAGAAATAGGTTGGATGAATGAACCAGTAGTTTCCGGAGAAACTAATGCAATTGAATTCTATGTTAGCCCACTAGAACCTGGATTAGAACTTAAAGATCAAGTTTTCAAAAA
This window harbors:
- a CDS encoding KamA family radical SAM protein, whose product is MTYQETIWDDTPSLKSYTLSNFRTLPQIQTLGEEAQFEMEVVGNVLPFKANNYVVEQLIDWNNIPNDPMFVLTFPQKGMLKPEHYEKMATALKNNLDKKEIASIANEIRLQLNPHPAGQMELNVPTLKDGTKLYGMQHKYKETCLFFPSQSQTCHAYCSFCFRWPQFVGMDEMKFAMQEGEQLVQYVREHPEISDVLFTGGDPMIMKAKIFSKYVDVLLDAKLPNLKTIRIGTKALSYWPYKFLTDSDSQEMLDVFRKIVDSEIHLAIMGHFNHLNELSTDAVKNAIKQIRSTGAIIRTQSPLLAHINDDAEMWAKMWTKQVQLGCIPYYMFVVRDTGAQHYFGVPLVEAYQIFKKAYSSVSGLARTVRGPSMSATPGKVHVIGTADLHDQKVIVLRFLQGRNPDWVQIPFFAKYDEHAIWLDDLKPALTEKFFFDEEMKNFKKSNPIDDYPES
- a CDS encoding ribose-phosphate diphosphokinase; its protein translation is MLSNISIISGKSSENLARKLSKKIKANLVRSEIRVFADGESKITLNGKLSKKKSVVVQSIYPPVDTNLIQALSLISKAREVSSQVIAVIPYMGYARQDREFLPGEIVTMKVIGKLFKGAGASEVIAVDIHSLIGFKYFTIKTKNLTAIPDLVQYFKKLSLKNPLIVSPDQGGKKRAQEFAQEFGSEYIALEKKRDRKTGKVKIQTKNVNVLGRDLILVDDMISTGGSIVKATQFLKKQKCNRVYVACTHALLMNDARNKIMKAGVTKIVSANTIPGKTSIVDVSNTIAKAII
- a CDS encoding mechanosensitive ion channel family protein → MAEDEIIDAVSSQVGQFESISQLLNSSESLQAAFIVLIVGIIGIAIIYRTFSKWVKKQRLNYVRPHLSRFLRVAVLPFFAIILITSVNLYIQSFALFENDISLYQDGNLTPSETFAKILNTINILVIGYSIAHLIPVALGKKEKSTLEKEDFEAWKELHGFPDDEGDLFHKFYKWVPPRNTPDEMIEEEFTRNLKTKEGMKLLEEFRTTKGLPIGSYEQLIKDPFEEWKKSERGKYLKYYNDCVTGNNESGKKLKPGQVLEEIFPIDTWREEKRFDGFDPIVPGTKPPGYAKRKRKDLPKSISQILPIGIFVAVVLGVISWWGIDLIILATATGGLAIGIGLALQETMQNYFAYILIRKDKIFAEGERVQLDTGYNGYVHKITPRVTFIRDALNESYAIIPTRQLVNSQIINYSKEIKMVPAIVEVGVSYLNNPKQVAAILVKIGKRAMKEVIDEKGKHLVRQQRCPYLDNNKPSCGCDKDIHIDINQPIVRFNKFNDSSLDFSLWVYVRDYGAQFKTKTDIRIIMYEEFKKYDIRIPWPIRTVYQGDEKREDEEIKQLDEARNKIVDEFGVGDIGHGSGED